The Candidatus Zixiibacteriota bacterium nucleotide sequence ATTCAGGATAAGAAGATAACAAGCAGTTTTAAACTGGCATGTATTAAGGAGGCTGAAAAATACCGTTCGTCCGTGATTGCCAGAGATTATCTCAATATTTACAGGCAGGTGGTCAGATGATAGAGCTCAGAAAAGGAATGCTCCTGTTCTGGCTGGTTATCATCATAATGGAAGCGCCATTAAGATACTATTCCTCAGCGCTTGGTTTTCCCGGGATAGTCTATCTTAAGGATTTTGTCTTGCTTCTGATTTTCCTCTATTTTTTGGTCTTAATCTTCAAGAGAAAACGAATCGATGCTTTGATTCTGATAATATTGGCCGGAGTTGCCTATGGCTGCCTTGTGGGGATGCTGAACGGGCTGTCCATTTCGCAAGTGGCTTTCGGTGCAAAGATGTTTCTGCCCTTCGTGGTGGCTTTTATAGCTGTTTATTATCTCCAAGTCGAAAGAGATTTTCTCGGGACAATGTTTCGGTGGTTGGTACCGGTTGTCTTATTGGGTATTCTACTTGAATTATTTGGGGAGCTTCCCTGGAAAGGGGAACAATATTCGGCTTTTGGAGTCGACATTGATGCTTCCAGAGAATGGACTACTCTGGGTCTGCCCCGGTTGTCCGGATTTGGACGCGCATCCTATGAAACAGCGGCGATTATCCTATCTTTGGTTGCCCTGAACCTGACAGCAACCTTGGTGTCGTCGGGCGAACCAAAAAGAGCGACAGTTAGATATTATGATTATCTATTGTCAACTCTGTCCATCGCCGGGATTGTCGTCACTACCTCAAAGACGGCGATGCTGGCAACGGTGGGACTTCTGATATCTGCCGTGCTTATCAAGTTTGCATTAGAGAGGAGAGCGAAAGGAGACCGAGCCTCGCTGGGACTGAAATTATTCATATTGTTTTTTGCGCTCTTCGGGATGATTCCCCCTGCTATCGCCGCGATAAATCCCTCTTACTTTTCTCAGGTACTCGATTCCGATAACTTATTCTGGAAAGCAGTTACTTTTTCGTTTGTAGAAAGAATGGAAAGCACTTGGCCAGAGGCACTTCATCTGCTGGATGGAGGGTGGCGATTTCTTTCAGGGCGAGGCATTGGGGGGATAGGAGCATCACAGTTTTATTTCGAGCCCGAGAATTATAATCCGGCAGACAACTTCTATATTTATGTATTGATATCGTTTGGAATTGTCTTTACGGCAGTGGTAATTGCTTATCTTATTAAGAACTTAGTCTTATGCAAGCCCTCTGAACAGGCCGGCGTCCCTTTCTTCATATTCTGTCTCATAATCTTCGTCTTTGGCGCAACTATGAACATAGTAGAATCTTCCATCTTAATGTTCACATTGGGAATACTTGCGGGACTCTGGAAGCATGGCAAGGCAAATCTTCATTAACGGGCGGTTTTTAAGCCAGGCGATTACCGGCGTTCAGCGGTACGCTGCGGAAATAGTCAAAGGTATCGACGAAATAATCTCCCTCGATGACAGCATCAGGAGAAAATTCCAATTCTCAATTCTGGCTCCGAAAGGGGTCGGAAGAGAACTCAATCTAAAGAACATCTCGCTTAATGAAGTCGGACGCCGGCACGGTCATCTCTGGGAACAGCTGGAACTTCCGTTTCACAGCCGAAAGGGCATCCTGGTCAACCTCTGCAATATGGCGCCGATACTCAAGCGCCAGCAGACCGTCACCATCCATGACGTCGCCGTCTTTGCCATGCCGCACGCCTATACCCGCTCGTTTAGAATCTGGTACAGGTTTATCTTTCGGACCTTGAGGGTCAGACCTGCGGAGATAATCACCGACACGACATTCTCCGCTTCCGAAATCAAGAAATATCTTCCGGCAAAGGAGAAAAGAGTCACCGTAATTCCGGCCGGGTGTGAGCATATATCAGATGTAACCTCGGACCATCGCATCATCAGCCGGCTGGGGTTGACGTCAGGAAATTACCTGCTGGCGGTTTCCAGCCTGAATGAAAGGAAAAACTTCCGCGGTTTTCTGGCGGCAATGGGGCAACGCGACTTTGCGAAATATCAGACCGTTGTGGTTGGAAATCTCAATAAGAAGATATTCGGGGACAGCGCGGTCAGGTTACCGGAAAACATAGTGCAGGTGGCAGAGATTAATGACGCCGAACTTAAGGCGTTATATGCCAATGCGGGGGTATTTGTATATCCGTCATTTTATGAAGGGTTTGGATTGCCACCACTGGAAGCGATGGTTTGCGGAGCGCCGGCGGTTGTCTCCGATATCCCGGCTCACCGTGAGGTCTGCGGCGAAGCGGCGCTTTATTGCAATCCTTACGAGATAAAAGACATTGCCGAGAAAATTGAAAAAGTGTTACTTTCCGGTGACATTCGAGAAGAAATGATTGCCAAAGGAAAAGAGCGGGCAGAGATGTTTTCGTGGAAAAAATCGGCGCAGAAGCTGCTTGATTTAATAAGCGAAAGGTTTTCCCCATGAAAACCGCCATTGTGCATGACTGGCTGATTACCTACGGCGGGGCGGAACGGGTGCTGGAGCAGATGCTCAAAGTTTTCCCCGAGGCCGACCTCTTCGCCCTCTATGATTTCATCCCCGAGGGGCAAAGAGATTTTATCCAGAATAAACCGGTAACGACCTCCTTCCTGCAGAAATTCCCCTTCGCCCGGAAAAAGTACCGCAGTTATCTTCCGTTCATGCCGCTGGCCGTGGAGCAGTTTGACCTCTCGGGGTATGAGCTGGTGATATCAAGTTCTTTTGCGGTTGCCAAGGGGGTAATCACCGGACCGGACCAGCTGCATATCTGCATCTGCTATTCCCCGCCGCGGTATGCCTATGATTTGACCTTCCAGTATCTCGATGAAGCGGGACTTCGCAAAGGAATCCGCGGCGCCATCGCCAAACTGATTCTTCACTATATCCGCAACTGGGATTACCGAACGGCGGCCGGTGTTGACCAGTTTGTCGCCATATCCGAATATATCGCGCGGCGGATTGAGAAAATATACCGCCGTGATTCGAAAGTCATTTACCCGCCGGTCGATACCGAG carries:
- a CDS encoding glycosyltransferase — protein: MKTAIVHDWLITYGGAERVLEQMLKVFPEADLFALYDFIPEGQRDFIQNKPVTTSFLQKFPFARKKYRSYLPFMPLAVEQFDLSGYELVISSSFAVAKGVITGPDQLHICICYSPPRYAYDLTFQYLDEAGLRKGIRGAIAKLILHYIRNWDYRTAAGVDQFVAISEYIARRIEKIYRRDSKVIYPPVDTE
- a CDS encoding glycosyltransferase family 1 protein, which translates into the protein MARQIFINGRFLSQAITGVQRYAAEIVKGIDEIISLDDSIRRKFQFSILAPKGVGRELNLKNISLNEVGRRHGHLWEQLELPFHSRKGILVNLCNMAPILKRQQTVTIHDVAVFAMPHAYTRSFRIWYRFIFRTLRVRPAEIITDTTFSASEIKKYLPAKEKRVTVIPAGCEHISDVTSDHRIISRLGLTSGNYLLAVSSLNERKNFRGFLAAMGQRDFAKYQTVVVGNLNKKIFGDSAVRLPENIVQVAEINDAELKALYANAGVFVYPSFYEGFGLPPLEAMVCGAPAVVSDIPAHREVCGEAALYCNPYEIKDIAEKIEKVLLSGDIREEMIAKGKERAEMFSWKKSAQKLLDLISERFSP